One Faecalispora anaeroviscerum genomic window carries:
- a CDS encoding ABC transporter ATP-binding protein, which translates to MKPLVGNIAVEGKHIVKDFRLGNTTTKVLKDVSLQVVQGEFVSIMGPSGSGKSTLLYILGGLDAPTGGSVHLNGTDISHLEDEKMSRIRRQNIGFVFQFYNLIPNLNVEENIMLPLLLDGKKMRDYKKQLNHILEVVGLSDRRRHTPRELSGGQQQRVAIARALIGSPEILFADEPTGNLDSKTGAEIMHLLRNINRESGQTIIMVTHSPEAAKSSSRVITVQDGVIEQAIALSE; encoded by the coding sequence ATGAAACCATTAGTCGGTAATATTGCCGTTGAAGGCAAACATATTGTGAAAGATTTTCGGCTTGGCAATACCACAACAAAGGTATTGAAAGACGTATCCTTGCAGGTTGTGCAGGGAGAATTTGTATCCATCATGGGGCCGTCCGGCTCCGGAAAAAGCACGCTCCTTTATATTCTTGGGGGTCTGGACGCTCCGACTGGCGGCTCCGTTCATCTCAACGGCACAGATATATCCCACTTGGAAGATGAAAAAATGAGCAGAATACGGCGGCAAAATATAGGCTTTGTATTTCAGTTTTATAATCTTATTCCTAACCTGAATGTAGAAGAAAACATTATGCTCCCCTTGCTTCTGGATGGCAAGAAAATGAGGGATTACAAGAAACAGTTAAATCACATCTTAGAAGTGGTGGGCTTATCTGACAGGCGTAGGCATACTCCCCGCGAATTGTCAGGAGGACAGCAGCAGCGTGTGGCAATTGCCCGCGCATTGATCGGAAGCCCTGAAATTCTGTTTGCAGACGAACCAACGGGAAATCTGGACAGCAAAACCGGGGCAGAAATCATGCACCTGTTACGCAACATTAACCGGGAAAGTGGACAAACAATCATCATGGTAACACATTCGCCGGAAGCTGCCAAAAGCAGCAGCCGGGTCATTACAGTCCAAGACGGAGTAATTGAACAGGCCATAGCATTGTCTGAATAA
- a CDS encoding ABC transporter permease, whose amino-acid sequence MKIILKYILTNVKERKTRTVVMMLSILLSTTLLFVSFSIGASYESAQRKMAQDMAGSATISVTVTDDTNGIDISAIPDLSSIGASVGMLEESSLYHENGYYETVDLIAADLSQLNQINKPRLLDGVEITDFSGNKIILPDRFTSKYGIEKGDTITLQINGSPVSFEVAEIAAYDTVFLRHTRGATALLPLSTLTELLGQTDGYSEILIKPSDGVSTGDLISELTATLPDSKYQVSKIVNEAQITADARQKSMPFFLISFFSLTISIFIIYSSYKVITLDRLPVIGTFRSIGATQKAVTRILLLESLLYGGLGGLIGIPVGMFVLKLILQGMGQSLSQGIEIPVVISPFSIIIPFTVAIAVSLLSAWLPVRRASRLPIKDVVLGTVEEKRIPRRFIVGIGIVLFLVSVFLPKIVSGNMLYLAGAFSLLGLIAATILIIPILTNLISMGLERLYGLIFKNEGRLAARNMRDNKSIAQNITLLFISISAVIAISVVGNFVTTYISDVFNGAELEGFADGQMEPDFVEKVENMDGIEKVLPLFVFENEAQGNGITFSRLEATDNLEWYSSMLALHYTESSMQEQAISAFAAKRSIILSESCMERMGFSVGDTLTLSNGAAANSYVVVGSFKSRATDVEAVIPSTYAVSDFGKATYGFLAYTAADPDAIMVQIRDLFGDTSNWSRTVEEFNTDALSTVGAFLQPMHSMTYFILLLATVGVINNLLINYMQKRRAIAMYKSVGLSNRQNMRMTLIEGFSSGLIGAVIAIFVSYMEIQTIFLVAGPKISMVPQLSAKTFLMAGAMGILVTLFGSVVPIFKSRQMKLVEEIKFE is encoded by the coding sequence TTGAAAATCATATTGAAGTACATTCTGACGAATGTAAAAGAACGCAAAACAAGAACAGTCGTTATGATGCTGTCGATACTTCTATCTACTACATTGCTGTTTGTGTCTTTTTCTATTGGTGCGTCCTATGAAAGCGCACAGCGGAAAATGGCACAGGACATGGCGGGAAGCGCAACGATTTCCGTTACCGTCACAGATGATACGAACGGAATTGATATAAGTGCAATTCCCGATTTATCCTCTATTGGGGCAAGTGTGGGTATGCTGGAGGAAAGTTCCTTATATCACGAAAATGGCTATTATGAAACGGTTGACCTGATCGCTGCTGACCTCTCGCAGCTTAACCAAATCAATAAGCCGCGTTTGTTAGATGGTGTAGAAATCACTGACTTCTCCGGTAACAAAATTATTCTGCCGGATCGGTTTACTTCAAAATATGGAATTGAAAAAGGTGATACCATTACCCTGCAAATCAATGGAAGCCCTGTCAGTTTTGAAGTAGCGGAAATTGCCGCCTATGATACTGTCTTTTTGAGGCATACAAGGGGCGCAACGGCTCTTTTGCCTCTTTCTACATTGACTGAACTTTTAGGACAAACGGACGGATATAGCGAGATTCTAATAAAACCCTCAGATGGTGTCTCTACAGGTGATTTGATAAGCGAGCTGACGGCGACGCTTCCTGACAGCAAATATCAGGTGTCCAAGATTGTAAACGAAGCACAAATCACAGCCGACGCAAGGCAAAAGTCTATGCCGTTTTTCCTAATCAGCTTTTTCTCTCTGACAATTAGCATCTTTATCATTTACAGTAGCTACAAGGTAATCACGCTAGACCGACTGCCGGTAATCGGGACGTTTCGCAGCATTGGAGCAACCCAAAAAGCGGTTACCCGCATTCTTCTTTTGGAAAGCTTGCTATATGGCGGTCTGGGGGGACTGATAGGTATTCCGGTAGGAATGTTTGTGCTGAAATTGATTTTACAGGGCATGGGGCAATCTCTGTCGCAGGGAATTGAAATCCCCGTTGTTATTTCACCGTTCAGTATCATAATTCCCTTTACTGTGGCTATTGCCGTTTCTCTGCTGAGTGCATGGCTCCCGGTACGCCGGGCAAGCCGCCTGCCAATCAAGGACGTTGTGCTTGGAACTGTAGAGGAAAAACGCATCCCCCGACGCTTTATCGTTGGGATCGGAATTGTCCTGTTTTTGGTTTCTGTTTTTCTGCCAAAGATTGTTTCTGGAAATATGTTATATCTCGCGGGTGCTTTTTCCTTGTTGGGACTGATTGCCGCAACGATACTTATCATTCCTATTTTGACAAACCTGATTTCTATGGGACTGGAACGCTTGTATGGCCTGATTTTTAAAAATGAAGGTAGACTTGCCGCCCGGAACATGCGGGACAACAAAAGCATTGCACAGAACATTACACTGCTTTTTATCAGCATTTCCGCGGTCATAGCAATCAGCGTTGTGGGGAATTTTGTAACCACCTATATCAGCGACGTATTCAACGGTGCAGAGTTAGAAGGTTTTGCTGACGGACAAATGGAGCCGGACTTTGTGGAGAAGGTGGAAAACATGGACGGCATTGAAAAGGTACTGCCCCTTTTTGTGTTTGAGAATGAGGCGCAAGGGAACGGTATTACTTTCTCACGACTTGAAGCAACGGACAATCTGGAATGGTATAGCTCCATGTTGGCACTTCACTACACAGAAAGCAGTATGCAGGAACAGGCTATTTCTGCATTTGCCGCAAAACGGTCAATTATATTAAGCGAAAGCTGTATGGAACGGATGGGATTTTCCGTAGGTGATACGCTCACCTTGTCAAATGGAGCCGCAGCTAACTCTTATGTTGTAGTCGGCAGTTTCAAGTCGAGGGCAACGGATGTGGAAGCGGTCATTCCTTCGACCTATGCGGTTTCCGATTTTGGCAAGGCTACCTATGGATTTTTAGCCTATACTGCCGCTGACCCAGATGCAATCATGGTACAAATCCGTGACTTGTTCGGAGATACCTCAAATTGGAGCCGGACGGTGGAGGAATTTAACACGGACGCTCTTTCCACTGTGGGAGCTTTTTTACAACCTATGCACAGCATGACCTACTTCATTTTGCTGCTGGCAACGGTGGGCGTTATCAATAATCTTCTGATTAACTATATGCAAAAGCGCCGCGCAATCGCTATGTATAAATCCGTTGGATTGAGCAATCGTCAGAATATGAGAATGACGTTGATTGAGGGGTTTTCCTCCGGCCTGATTGGTGCGGTAATCGCTATCTTCGTTTCCTATATGGAAATACAAACGATTTTTCTTGTGGCTGGCCCAAAAATCTCAATGGTGCCGCAGCTTAGTGCAAAGACATTTCTCATGGCCGGGGCTATGGGAATACTGGTCACTTTATTTGGCTCTGTCGTTCCGATTTTCAAAAGCCGTCAGATGAAATTAGTAGAAGAAATTAAATTTGAGTAA
- a CDS encoding FMN-binding protein, with protein sequence MSSGQSLDVDAVSGAAPTSDTVLKAIENALE encoded by the coding sequence ATGAGTTCCGGGCAATCTTTGGACGTTGACGCTGTTTCAGGGGCAGCCCCCACCAGCGATACCGTTTTGAAAGCAATAGAAAACGCATTGGAATAG
- a CDS encoding sensor histidine kinase — MKKSGYRTIFHIYLIFFLALLGAIIAAISLFYLLVTVQTPGGSTIKSDWPKSFTEDFRAQIIFINNKAQVKQSGIELLQKNDIGLQILDHSGYEIFSYQKPEQADNTYSTTEFLYLYQTGQLKDSKSTSFIGTVTNDGNDYAYILHFPVKISKITMYLNAERFTGGKTIIIFIVGILFIVILVSGIIYGFWTTRIMNRLTASIREIATRSYFPIQAHGTFRDIYDSLNTLDTEIKASDKLREQTEKTRKEWIANITHDLKTPLSPIKGYAEILQEHGTKTEEQCKRYALVMLKNVAYMETLIDDLKLTYQLENGMIPLKRQEQNFIRFLKELVIDILNNPEYEHRTIHFETTGETVWFSFDQTLLIRAFQNLIINAFVHGEENTEITLQISVSDTILKIVVSDNGKGMTAEEAGLLFQRYYRGTNTEHKLEGTGLGLAITKSIVELHGGTISVSSIPGIGTAFQIQFPIN; from the coding sequence ATGAAGAAATCCGGCTACCGCACAATTTTTCATATTTACCTGATTTTCTTCTTAGCGCTGCTTGGGGCGATTATCGCAGCGATTAGCCTTTTCTATTTATTAGTTACCGTTCAAACACCGGGCGGCTCCACGATAAAGAGCGATTGGCCGAAATCATTTACAGAGGATTTCAGGGCGCAAATTATTTTTATTAATAATAAAGCACAGGTCAAACAAAGCGGAATAGAACTGTTGCAGAAGAACGATATCGGGCTGCAAATTTTAGATCATTCCGGCTATGAAATATTCAGCTATCAAAAACCCGAACAGGCTGATAATACTTATTCCACCACCGAGTTTTTGTATCTTTACCAAACAGGACAATTAAAAGACAGCAAATCCACTTCTTTCATCGGAACGGTTACAAACGATGGAAACGACTATGCATATATCCTCCATTTCCCTGTAAAAATCTCAAAGATAACCATGTATTTAAATGCAGAAAGATTTACAGGCGGGAAAACAATTATCATCTTCATTGTTGGCATACTGTTTATTGTTATTCTTGTTTCGGGAATTATCTATGGATTTTGGACAACGCGGATAATGAACCGTCTAACCGCTTCTATCAGGGAGATTGCAACACGCAGTTATTTTCCCATCCAAGCTCACGGCACTTTCAGGGACATATATGACAGTTTAAACACCTTGGACACAGAGATTAAGGCAAGTGACAAATTGCGAGAGCAGACAGAAAAAACGCGCAAGGAATGGATTGCCAACATCACCCATGATCTGAAAACGCCTTTGTCACCCATTAAAGGCTATGCTGAGATATTACAGGAGCATGGCACCAAAACCGAGGAACAATGTAAGCGGTATGCACTGGTCATGTTAAAAAATGTTGCTTATATGGAAACGCTGATTGACGATTTGAAACTAACCTATCAATTAGAAAATGGTATGATTCCCTTGAAACGACAGGAGCAAAATTTCATCCGCTTCTTAAAGGAATTGGTAATTGATATTTTAAATAATCCCGAATATGAGCACCGAACCATCCATTTTGAAACCACTGGAGAAACGGTTTGGTTTTCTTTCGATCAAACGCTTTTGATAAGAGCCTTTCAGAATTTAATCATCAATGCGTTTGTGCATGGGGAGGAAAATACGGAAATCACCCTGCAAATTTCCGTTTCTGATACCATACTTAAAATTGTTGTGTCTGATAATGGAAAGGGAATGACCGCAGAGGAAGCAGGCTTGCTCTTTCAGCGTTACTATCGGGGAACCAACACGGAGCATAAGCTAGAGGGAACCGGTTTAGGTCTTGCCATTACGAAAAGCATTGTCGAGCTTCATGGAGGCACAATTTCCGTATCCAGCATACCGGGTATTGGAACCGCTTTTCAAATACAATTCCCCATCAATTAA
- a CDS encoding response regulator transcription factor produces the protein MNSKILLVDDEKDIVDLIQEVLQQDGFQAIQKAYTGLEALQICLEFQPDVVVLDIMLPDLDGLEVCKKIREFSYCSILFLSSKNDDIDKILGLSCGGDDYITKPFSPREVVFRIKAQLRRQQYQVTPDSSSNDTLSVGPLSLDRESCRVYKSGQEISLTGREFLLLSYLMENADKIISKERLYEQVWGEYSSICDNTIMVHIRHIREKIEDTPSNPQQLITVKGLGYKLKKRTD, from the coding sequence ATGAATAGTAAAATCTTATTGGTAGATGACGAAAAGGATATTGTTGATCTGATACAAGAAGTATTGCAACAAGATGGTTTTCAGGCCATTCAGAAAGCGTATACAGGGCTGGAGGCGTTACAAATTTGTCTGGAATTTCAGCCTGACGTTGTTGTTTTGGATATTATGCTTCCAGACCTTGACGGCTTAGAGGTGTGCAAAAAAATACGGGAATTTTCCTATTGTTCCATTCTGTTTCTTTCCTCCAAAAATGATGACATTGATAAAATACTTGGCCTTTCCTGCGGCGGTGATGATTACATTACCAAACCATTCAGCCCACGGGAAGTTGTTTTCCGTATTAAAGCGCAGCTTCGCCGTCAACAGTATCAGGTTACACCAGATTCAAGCTCTAACGATACTTTGAGTGTCGGCCCTCTTTCTCTCGATAGGGAAAGCTGTCGGGTTTATAAATCAGGACAGGAAATCAGCCTGACCGGGCGTGAATTTCTGCTTTTGTCTTATCTAATGGAGAACGCCGATAAAATTATCAGCAAAGAACGTTTATATGAACAGGTTTGGGGCGAATATAGCAGCATTTGTGATAATACCATTATGGTTCATATACGGCATATCCGCGAAAAGATTGAGGATACTCCCTCAAACCCGCAACAGCTTATTACGGTGAAAGGCTTGGGGTACAAGTTAAAGAAAAGGACTGATTAG
- a CDS encoding helix-turn-helix domain-containing protein — protein MDYMTVREAAEKWSITERWVQKLCEENRVEGAVRFSRVWMIPRDAKKPIDGRLRQKSGDTNE, from the coding sequence ATGGACTATATGACTGTGCGGGAAGCAGCTGAAAAATGGAGTATCACAGAACGCTGGGTTCAGAAGCTCTGTGAAGAAAATAGGGTTGAGGGTGCCGTTCGATTTAGTCGAGTATGGATGATACCAAGGGATGCTAAAAAACCTATTGATGGTAGGCTAAGACAAAAATCAGGTGATACAAATGAATAG
- a CDS encoding RidA family protein, with product MNNKVVTRLSSSGRISKAVGNYTHITKIKPNSTIYTFSGQIGADLDGNIPEEFNQQVNNTFINISNLLNSVDLGPDNIIKVNIWSKEEIDWEYFDKIYGDFFGEIPPSMTIAYVNALGLEAIKIEIEIWAAG from the coding sequence ATGAATAACAAGGTAGTTACAAGATTATCTTCATCAGGAAGAATAAGCAAAGCCGTAGGGAATTATACTCATATAACAAAGATTAAACCCAATTCAACGATTTATACATTTTCAGGACAAATTGGAGCAGATTTAGACGGAAATATTCCTGAAGAGTTTAATCAACAAGTAAATAATACATTTATAAATATATCAAATCTACTTAACAGTGTTGATTTGGGGCCGGATAATATTATAAAGGTAAATATATGGTCAAAAGAAGAAATTGATTGGGAGTATTTCGATAAGATATATGGTGATTTTTTCGGAGAAATCCCTCCTTCTATGACAATTGCTTATGTAAATGCTTTAGGTTTGGAAGCAATAAAAATAGAAATAGAAATATGGGCTGCGGGATAA